The genomic DNA ACTCAGTTGTCTACGATACTTCGCCTCAAACGGTAATGCACCAGGCCAACTTACAGAACTTCCACAAAACTTAGTAACTTAGCAACAATTAAAAGCAACTTTTCATAACCTTTAAAAAATCTTTAATACATACAGGTTTAGAAAACGTTGAACCTCCCTTATTCTGGCAATGCTGCATGCTTTTATCTCACCTCTAACTCAACGCATATCAGAATGCATCATTTCCAACTCCTATTCTATCTTGATACTCTGGTAcagaaacataaaaaatatttgcTAAAGTTGCATGTCCCATTCCAATAATTTGCACGTTACAGCATAAAACGCATATGAATGCCGCATGCCTACTTTCCCTCACTACGAGAAAATGGGAAATAAAAAGGCTCACAGCTGAATCAAGAAAAGAGGATATTTAGGCAAGACCTGAAGTGCAACTTTCATGACTAAAATACTCATCTTTTTCTCTTCACCAAAACATTCATCAGATCTCTTTTAGATAATTATTGTCTGTATGATGATTGTTTCGCTCCTAAAGCTCATTAAACTAACTCTATAAAGCCAGTAAGCACAATGATTCAGCACTGCAAACTTAAAGCCATTACTTTTTCCTCAtgtataattttacaaactgCAAGATAATATAAGCCAGTTGGCATCTTACAAACAAAATTTCCAGCAAAATTGCGGTAAAAACAAGAAAGCTATCACACATTGCAAATAGAGGAGCAATTCAAAACTTTAGCATATGCACAAAGAGTAAAGGACATAGCACAAAGACAACGGTTTTAGTATAACAGCATCAGCAAGATTTGGAGCATGAGAAACAATTACCATTCTCATTGATACCAGCAAGGAACAAGTACTGCAAGGCAGTAATAACAATTGGTTGCAACAGAATATACACAAAGAAGCAATGTGGTGGAAGTATACACAAGTAATATATTGCTTCATGATAAAAGTACATGCAAAGCATTGGCAAGTTCTTTCACAAAACAATGGTGGTATTGCATCACCAGCACTGCAAAACAGGGAGAGTCAAAACCGTTCGAAAATGTTGCCGCTATCTTCAGTGTGACAATTGAAAATTCTAGCAGCAAGAATAACCCTTTCTTTCCCACTTGAGTATCATCTAAGTCCATCAATCAAAGCCTCCAATTCTCTCCTCCCATACCCCCTACCGTCTGCATTAGCCTCCCTACACCTCACCACAAAGTAAAATATCAACCAAACCACCATGAAATATACCTCCAAAGCTGCCTGAATAACCATAGCGAAAAATTCCCCACCTATATGAGTCAAAACCCATCTTGCTAAAGACCCACCTGAGATAGCTTCgtaacacttaatctgaattgCTTGGTTCAACAGTGTTGACATCAAATAACAACCTTCTGTTATAATTTCCCTCCCGGTTCTTCTAGAATCCACGATGGCAATCCAAGCAGCTAATGAGAATGCAAATGAAACTAAAGTATCGACCAGAAACCATGTAAACAAAAACCCTGAAATCTCCTTCTCATAACCCCTAATCCATGGAGACGTAACCGAAAAAGGCATCAACTTTAACCTAACAAAGAGCTTAAAAAAGGAGTAGTGATCCTCAATTTCTCCGAAATACCAGAACCCAAGAAGCTGAGTCACCGCGTCTCTTACTGCCCATTTAATTAAAACGAATCCAGTGAGTCTTTTCAAACCTATTTTCGACCCATCCCAAAAAGCCCCAAAAAAGGACACAAATCGTCCAATCAAGTCATTAACGGTTGTAACAAAAAGAACACCCGACACCAAAGAGTAAATCGTGGTAAACCCTAAAATCACCCATCCATACGCCGCCGATAAGAAGCTGACGAGAAAGAAAAGCGCCGCCGCGTCACGGCGTCCCAACTCCAGTCCTTTATAAACGAACTGAAAATCCACAATCCTTTCTTCCTGCTGTTCCCCTTCATTGTTTTCGTAGTCAAACGTGGTTGTTTTGAACTTGACTCCGTAACGAACAATTTCCGGCAGCAGAATCCCGTTATCCGCCACGAAGTGCGAAAACCCCAATTTAGTACCGAAGTTGGAAAGAATGACGGGGGTGCCATTGAGGGGGCGTTTGGGGAAAGAGCCGAAGAAGGAGCGGTCGCGGTGATCATCGTCGGACGAAAAGAAACCATCGTCGAGAGTACCGACGCGCGTGAGGTGGAGGAAAGGACGGCGTGTTTGGCGACGAGCAGGGTGGAGACGCGCGTGGGAATGAGAATGATGGAGGTCGAGGCGAGAAAGGAGGGTTTTGAAAGAAGGGTCCCGGTCGATGAAGGAATTGAGGAGAAGGGAACCGGATTCAACCAAGGAACGGAAAGAGAGGaggaggaaagaaaggaagaggAATGTGAAAGGGTGAGCGGTGAAATGCACGGCGGACTTTTTCAGGATCTCAGATGTGGACCGTAGCTGGCCGAACCGCTGGTGGTGATCGGTCATGGCGGTTTTTTGTATTTAATTTTGGAGATGGTTTCAGATTTGTTGGAAGTGAAGAAACATAGGTGTGCAAATGGAGGGAGGGAGGGGGATTCTGTTTTTCTGGTTTTCTCTGCTTTCCTTTTTTGGTTTAGGAATTTGTTTTGGGTCAATGGGGAATTGGATGAAAAAGGTGAGAGAGAGTCAGGTGTGGGAATTAACTTAAGAATTTGGATTGGGCCCATTGACCCAATTTCAATGAAacgatttattttttattttttacacaaTTCAACACGCAAATAACCACATTCATTTCAACCAAATTCCATCTTTGTCTTCCAAAAAGTACCTTCCAAATTATCCACATTTTTCTAATCTTTTGTTTCTCTTTTGAATCCTAAATTTAATGTTAGTCAGTTGACATCAATTTCCATCTTCAAACTGCTCTTGAACTTTAATCTAACTATTCTAAAAATTTGAAGTTTAAACTTGTTTATACTTAACTTCAcggtaaaatataattttataatataaaactaTATTAAAGAGTTAATTACACTAATCATCCACAAATATGAACCTTCATTTTAGATTAGCTCTCAAACTCTAAAATATTCTATTTACATCCCAAACTATCAAAGGTTATATCAGTGAGACTCTTTGTTGctaaaattgttaatttaatcGTTAAATTAGACTTCATTTCTCATGTGGCATcatttaaaatgaatattttaaagaaaaataaatattataaaaataaatgttttggttttaaaattcatattttatgcgacataatttaaaattttttaaaaataaatattttaaaatagacGTAAAAATCTTAACTTTCGTGTTTTCAAACTTTTATAGAAGCTTTATTGTTCACTTTCTTTTTTATTCTgttttacttttaaaagttatgtAACATCATTATACTTTTCTTTtaacattttcattttaaattatatcatATAAAATTTAATGTGCCATtttaacaattaaaattaataattttaataatgaaaAGACTTTATTGATATAACATTAATAGTTTGAAAATATAATCAAAATGTTCTTGAAAAAGTGTTCGGTCGTTGTCGTTGAGCTTTGGAGTATTTTGGATAAACAACTACTACAAATGCAATGACTTCGACGAAGTTGTCATTTAATCTGATAACCATGAGATTGTTATAGCTATTAGCAATAGCAAACTTGAAAGATCGACCTCTAATTTAATCAAAAGTATTCAACAAAGTCTAGCTAAAGAACGAATGTGGTAACTGAGATACGTCCGTAGAGAAGCTAACAAGATTGTTGATGCTTTTAACAAAAATGACACTCTCAAATAATGAAGAATTGCATGTGCTTGATCTCCTACAGAGGTTCAAGGATTTTTACAAGAAGGAAATACTAGAGATTATCTAGAGATAAATATGTTCATGTAACGATAATCAAAAGTTCAATTAGACTTAGAAGCCATTCGAATCAAATATTATGATGCTCAAATTTGATTCAACCAATAAATTAAATTGTTTGAACACAAGCtaaatcattttttttatttcaaattgaaCTCAAATAGCTTTCAAACACTAGTGTATTATTTAGTCCCCTATACTGAACTGAGATTTCAATTGTGATTTTAACTAAGCATTAATGCAAGCAAATGAAACAAGTATTAGAAGCCATTGAAATGCCTTCTGGCCAGCTACCAAATGCAAGAATGTAAGAAAAACCAGGGGAAAAAAACATTGACCACAATCCACAAACTCATCTCAACCATAAGC from Gossypium arboreum isolate Shixiya-1 chromosome 9, ASM2569848v2, whole genome shotgun sequence includes the following:
- the LOC108450513 gene encoding uncharacterized protein LOC108450513, with product MTDHHQRFGQLRSTSEILKKSAVHFTAHPFTFLFLSFLLLSFRSLVESGSLLLNSFIDRDPSFKTLLSRLDLHHSHSHARLHPARRQTRRPFLHLTRVGTLDDGFFSSDDDHRDRSFFGSFPKRPLNGTPVILSNFGTKLGFSHFVADNGILLPEIVRYGVKFKTTTFDYENNEGEQQEERIVDFQFVYKGLELGRRDAAALFFLVSFLSAAYGWVILGFTTIYSLVSGVLFVTTVNDLIGRFVSFFGAFWDGSKIGLKRLTGFVLIKWAVRDAVTQLLGFWYFGEIEDHYSFFKLFVRLKLMPFSVTSPWIRGYEKEISGFLFTWFLVDTLVSFAFSLAAWIAIVDSRRTGREIITEGCYLMSTLLNQAIQIKCYEAISGGSLARWVLTHIGGEFFAMVIQAALEVYFMVVWLIFYFVVRCREANADGRGYGRRELEALIDGLR